Sequence from the Colletotrichum higginsianum IMI 349063 chromosome 6, whole genome shotgun sequence genome:
CCAGACAGCTGATTCAACAACCCCTATATTAGGCCTAAGagtcttcttcatcttccgAAGGGGTCATTCTATTTCCGTATTCGTAGCAAATTCCAACAGCAACATATACCTCACCTTGGTCACAGCATCAATCTTGGACTTGACAATGTGCGACAGTTTCGAAGACGACACAGGTGGCTTGGACGTGACGGCCGCGTCCACTAAACCAATTGCTTCCTTCAACATGTTACTGCTCCCTACGCAGGAACTAACTTTCAAGCCTTCACAAAGTTTGCCGCCTGTAAATATATCGGCGTTACCTCAAGCTGCATCGTTTAATGCAGGCAAAATATTATTCTTTCGTCCCGAAAGCCAGGCGGACTGGGAGACACAGAAAGATGCAATTCGGAACCTCTACCTGGAAGAAAATATCCCTTTGAAGGAGCTTATAGGCACCATGCTGGAGAAACATTCCTTTTCAGCCACGTAAGTATTACAACTGTCTTTAGATGGAAAAAACTGTATCAATTTTGCTGACTTCCTTGGAGCGAAAGGATGTACAAACGACAATTCCAGAAGTGGAACTGGAAAAAGTACAACACGAAAGCCTATCAACAAAGCCTTGAGAAGGGCGTTCCAGTGGAGACTTCCAGTGGGAAACCCAGGTGCCGGAGGCCAAGTCGAAAACATCCAAGACATGTCCTCGTTTGGAATAGCACCACTGTCGGCTATACAAATGGTTCTTTACACCACGTCCCTCGGCACACATCAGCATTTCCACACACGATGCTCTATGGTAATCACCAAGAAAAATGGACCGAGTCAATCTATTCTAACCTTCGCAACCTGATACACGGAAATGCTAGACAAGACCTCAATTGGAACACCTCGTATCAGTTCGACCGGTTTCCAAACAACGGTTACTCTGTATTCACGCAGATTATACTCGctaacgtcgggcacccacttatgggcaccccccacatttgggcaccccaaaaatgcctcaacaCCATGACCAGCCTCCTCATTCCTCCCACCTCCAACCATCACAACAATTACAATACTTATCCAAACAACTTCATTTTTTGGGAATACCTTCTTCTATACCTTATGGTCCAATACACTGAAGATGAGGTCCAGCAAGCGATTGAAGCCATCAGCAACGGCATGGCCATAAAGAGGGCAGGCATTGTGTATGGCATTCCAAGATCAACCCTTCAGCATCGACTTAATGGCAAGCAGGCCAGAAAAGCTGCGTTTTCTgaccttcagaggctttcccctgatCAGGAGCAtaagctggctgaatggattcgcattcaACATGCCCTTGGagttgccccaacccatctgcaagtgaagctattcgcagaaaggatcctccatgctatgggAGACACAGAGCCCATAGGAAAGGGCTGGGTTTCTGCCTTCATGAGGAGAaatccttcagtcaaggttcagagaagtcgccctatcgattctagacgtgttaatggggcatctactgaggtcatcagggactggttcaaactccttgccataccagagatcatcagcatcaaaccagccaatagatacaacatggatgagactggtatccttgagggccagggatctaatgggctggtgctgggcatgtctgagacgaagtctgtccgcaagaaacagcctgggtcaagggcatgggtatctgttatcgaatgcatctctgccctgggccatgcccttgatcccctcattatatataagggcaagacagtccagcagcagtggtttcctctagatcttggcccttatgaaggatggcaatttactgcaacagagaatggatggactacagacgacactgcagttgaatggctgcagaaggtcttcctccctcagactgtccctcagactgcctcccagggcaaggagggcaaggatgaggctagactattgattgttgatggccatgggagtcacacaacgacggaattTATGTGGATATGTTATATTAATAACGTCTACCTCCTATTCCTtccaccacatacctcccatgtcctccagccactagaccagtcagtcttcagccctgtgAAGGTggcctataggaaggagcttggatatCTCAGTCActggaatgactctactgttATAGGCAAGAGAAGCTTCCTTGGATGTTATCAAaaggctcgtctggcaggcctgacgatgcagaacatcagaagtggatggaaatggactggcctatggcctgtttctatagcaaagccccttatgagCAAGttgctgctcccatcaacaccaagggcatcaGATCAGGccagcaaagggcagtctggaggccAGGGAGATAAAGaatgggcatctgcgtcatctgcagtagtatggtcgacgccaaggaagatgaaggacctggctgggcaactgaagctattcacagagctggacaaTGATGTCCatactcaacgcctccttttcatgaaggtgaaaaaaggcttcagcgagcaggcctatgagctggcaactgcccagcataagctggagctcctgcaggcccaagtcaccaataatgcagcaaggaaaagaaggacagtccagatcgacccaaacaccaagttcgctaatatcaaggacatccagaaggctcaaattgaggctggcgaaaaagaggatatcacggatgagtccagcgagtctgatttacctagtgaagctgaaagctgtattgtggtggcatctagaagagtgcaataattaattgaagtcgatggttatgatggagatggcttcatttttggggtgcccaaatgtggggggtgcccataagtgggtgcccgacgttatcAAGTTATTCGATGCAGAGGACTTCTTAGTCGGTGGCGCAATTCTTCGCCAAGCGTTTCGTgaggttgaagaagtcaTTGAAAGTGATGCCATCGCCATTCACAAGACGCTGCTGTTGGATATCCCACATTTTCTACTCGTGGTACTCCGAAAGCCGATACTGCTCAACTACATGCATCATCTTTCTCGCATGCTTTGGGTTAAAAAACGGGCGGAGCCAATTACTCTTGCAGCCGTCGCAATGCAAAAGTTATTCTCGACCGACTACAACTCAAGTGAACACACTGTCAAAAAAATGCATACAGTTCTCGCTGACTGCTACATTGACATCCGTGGGAAGCTTGATTTTCATGGCAGAGAGGCAAAAGCGGATGCAACGCCGGCTTGTAACACCACAGGCAACGCAGGGGCTCTTTGCACCCAGGACTTCTTCAACAGTTACAAGCACCAGCTGAATAGTGCAGTGAGGTTATTCCACGAAAATTCGGGTAATTTCCACGACGTGGCACTTTGCATGCTGTATGTGGCCAAAGAACTGGACTTTCGCGGTAGCGACATTCTCAAACTTTGCAAAATGGGTCGTCGTCTGATCGAAGCCGCAAACTCCGCTTCGCGTGGGGAATGGCGTTACAAGACGCTGGGCAACTACGGGCTTTACAGTTACCATGCTTTTTGGTGCTTAGAGAAGCGCGGGAACATGGGTTTGGCTCTTTTCTACCTTCATGAATCTATGACGGTTACAGACCTAGCCGCCATCAGCACTGGTAATGAGCGCTTGAAGGATCACTACGCATCTAACGCATTATTCGGTCGTCTGAGACTAATAGAAGAGCTAACAATGATTGGTAGAGTTGAAGAGGCGGCAGAAATCAGAGCAGGCGTAATAGCGTCTCCATTTTTGCGCAAGGCGATGGAAAATGAAGTCGGCGAGCAATTTTAGAAACCAAGGTGTAATTATTGAATTCACTACGTCTTAAGATTTTTAGCGATTTTTTACTCCCTTCAAGACGCACCCAACCAGCTTTGTCTCAGCAGTGGACGCAGAAGTCCTGTACTCGTTACATGTACAAGAGCCCGATGCATTTCAAATGGTATCCCAGCGCCCAGCGCTACGGGCCCGACTTTGCCTCGACGCGCTTCTGCCGCAGGAAGTTCGATAATATCGTCGAATGGTTGCGTGCCAGGACCCCGCAGGAGAGGCACCATGGGAAAAGAGACTGCTAGGGACGGGATCAATATCTATAACGAGACGATCGAGGGAGTTGACCCTCATTACCTTGAAACCAAACCAGATGGTAAGAAGTCGACTTAGGGCCTCTAGCTTGGGCTGAGATTCCTGGAATATTGCTTGCCCTCTTCTTGTACCTAGTGAATACGCGCGGGGCGAGAATGACTGAAAATCAACGGGAGAGAGTCATAGCAGATGACAGGTGCGGCTCGATAAGGCAGGTGTGTGGTGATAACGCCTTGGCGATGCTCATGCCCCGGTCCAATACGTGGATGTCCTACACTGTTGACGTAATGATGCAGCTCCAACCTGTTGGTGTCAACCGTCTGATTGACCTAAAATCAGGTAATGGAAGCACTTATCAGCTATAACGCCAACTCCAATCAGCTATACCTAATATAGCAGGTGATATCTACAATGCATCTCCCCTAGTGCAGAAGGCCGCATAATGTTAGATCCAGCAGTACTTATTTCACTGTAGGTGTGTCTTATCTTAGGTATCCTTAGTCTTCAGTAGGTATGTTGTCACACTTAAATACTACATTAAAGCAGAACCACTTCAGTAGATTCACTTTTGCCCCTATTAGCGCAGT
This genomic interval carries:
- a CDS encoding Transposase, which encodes MQKLFSTDYNSSEHTVKKMHTVLADCYIDIRGKLDFHGREAKADATPACNTTGNAGALCTQDFFNSYKHQLNSAVRLFHENSGNFHDVALCMLYVAKELDFRGSDILKLCKMGRRLIEAANSASRGEWRYKTLGNYGLYSYHAFWCLEKRGNMGLALFYLHESMTVTDLAAISTGNERLKDHYASNALFGRLRLIEELTMIGRVEEAAEIRAGVIASPFLRKAMENEVGEQF